The Acidimicrobiales bacterium region CCAACCCGGTCGGCCAGCTGCTCTCCGCTGCGCTGATGTTCGAGCACCTCGGCGAGGCCCCGGCGAGCGGGCGGCTGCGGGGGGCGGTGGCCCGCGCCCTCGCCGACGAGGCGGTCGTCGTCGCCCGCGACGGCTCGGTCGCCGGCGGCGCCTCTGCCGTCGCCGCCGCGGTGTGCGCCCGCGTCGGCTGACTCAGATCCGCTCCAGCGCCTCGCCGTCGAACAGCGGCGCCATCTCGTAGGCGTCGACGTCGCCCTCCATCTCCTCGTCAGCGGGCACGCCGCCACCGGCCGCGGCCGCCTCAAGGACGAGGGGGAGCAGGGTGAAGTCGCTCGAGGAGTTGAGGAACAGCTGCGGCCGGCCGAGGACGAAGCGCACGGCGCGCCCGATCGCCGCCGCGTCGCCGAGCGGCTGGTACCAGCTGCGGCGCTCCTCGGGGCGGGGCTCGGGCCAGCGGCGGCGGGCGATCGACTTGATCGTCTGCACCGCGACCCCACCCTCCGCGCAGCGGTCGAGGAGCGCCTCCACCTCCTCGCGGTAGGCGGGCTCGCGCAGCAGCGGGAAGTTGAAGGGGAGGAGCACCGAGTCGAAGGCGAAGCGCTCGAGACTGCGGAGGTGCATGCCGGCGATGCGCAGACCGTGGCCGGTGACGCCGATGAAGCGCACCAGCCCCTCGTCGCGGGCACGGGCGAGGGCCTCGACCGCGCCGCCCGGGCCGTGCGCGACGGCCCACTCCTCCTCCTCGACCAGGTTGTGCAGCTGGATGAGGTCGAGCTGGTCGATCCCGAGGCGCTCGAGCGAGCGCTCGAGGGAGCGGCGGGCCTCCTCGCCGGTGCGCTCGCCGGTCTTGGAGGCGACGAAGAACTCGTCGCGGTGCTCCTTCAAAAAGGGCGCGAGGCGCAGCTCGGACTCCCCGTAGGAGGCGGCCGTGTCGATGTGGTTGACGCCGGCGGGGAGGAGGAGCGAGAGCACCTCGTCGGCGCGCTGCTGGTCGACCTTGGAGAGCGCGGCGGCGCCGAAGAGCACCCGAGAGCTCTCGTGGCCGGTCCGTCCGAACGGTGCCCGTGCGATCATCTCGACCTCCTCGGTTTCGCGGCGAAGCCTACGGCGGCAGCGCCCGGCCGTCAGCCCCCGCGCCGCCCCGCCTGCGGGAGCGGCGCGTAGGAGAAGGTGTCGACGGAGGTCCTCGGCGTGGCGCAGCCCGTCGGCGAGCACGGCTCGACGTGCACCGCACCGGAGAGGCCCGCGGGGACGGCGACGACGAGCTCACCCGGGGCGCGGTGGCCGAGCGCGGCGCCGGTGACGCTGCGGAAGACGCGCACGTTGGCCACCGAGACGAAGAGCACCGAGGTCGCCATCGAGAGGTCGTCGCCGACGAGGGTGATGCGGCTCCCGCCCGCGCCCGTGCGCGTCGAGAGGCCCGAGACGGCGGGGACCTTCGCGTACGAGAAGGCCTTCACGTTGCTGCGCCCGACGATGCTCTGCACGCTCACCCCGCCGACGAGCGCCCCCGCCGGCGAGGTGGGTGGGACGACGACGATCTCGGTCGCGCTCAGGTAGCTGATCCCGACCACCTCGCTCGCCGGGTTCCCGGGCGGGCCGAAGTTCACCCACTGGAAGGTGTCGAAGCTGAAGCCGCGGCCAATGATCGTCACCGGGTGGACGCCGCGGGCGTCACCGGGGTTGGGGGTGATGCGCAGGATCCGCGGCTTGGAGGAGAAGTCGTACTCCGTCGCCGCCGGCGCGACCTCGCGCCCCGGCGTCGGCGGGACGACCCCCTCGGGGTTGAAGACGATCCGCCCGCGCACCGGGGGGAGGATCGCGGCGGTGGCCGAGCTCCCGAGCGCGTCGGCGACGACCACCTCGGCCTGGCAGTTCACCGTCGGCTCGAAGCCGTTGCCGGTCGCGCAGGCGACCCCCGCGTCACGCGCCGGGGTGACGGCGACGAGCTCGTCGTTGCTCACGACCGACACCGAGCGCGCCGGCAGCCCGCCGAAGCTGACGCGCAGTTGCGCGGCGGCGAAGCCACTGCCGTAGACGGTGACGGTGGCGCCCCCCGCGATCGGCCCCGCGGAGGGGCCGATCCCCGACACGTCGGGGGGGCCGCCGCCGGCGCCCACCGTCACGTACTGGAAGACGCTCGCCGGGCCGGTGAGGCTCGACGCGCTGCCGGTCGGCCCCGACACGGTGACGACGAGCTGCACCGCGCCGCTGCCGTCGGTCGCCGGCGAGCCCGGAGGGAGGGGGCTCGCCGGGGTGACGACGGTGAGTCCCCGCCCAGCGATCGTCGTGACGGCGGCGGGCGCCCCACCGAGCGAGGCGGTGACCGTCGCCCCCGCCGGCGGTGCGGCGGCGAGGGTGACAGCGAGCGAGGTCCCACCAGTCGTCGGCCCCGACGGCGGGCTGAGCGCGGTCACCACCGGCGCGGCCGGCCCGGCGAGCGGGCTGCCGCTCTCCTCGGCGCAGAGGGCCGCGGCGAGGCCACCGGCACCCGCGGGCTCGGTGACGATCGGCGCGCCGAGGCCCGTCGCCCGGTCAAAGCCCGCCCCCGCCTGGTACGAGCCCCCCGAGACGCTGAAGATGTCGTTGTTCCCCGACGTGATGTCGATGAACGAGCCGCTGTAGCCGCTGGGGGTGGAGGCGATCGCGTAGAGGGCGGGGGCGAGGAAGCCGAGGTCGGCGCCGCCCGCCCGCACCGGGAGCGCGCCGCAGGAGGTGCCCGCCGGTGCCGAGGCGGCGACCTCGGCGGCGATCGCCGCCCAGATCGGCGTCGCCGAGGAGGTCCCGCCGATCGAGGACCAGCCCGCGTCCGGCCGCCTCTGGACGTTGCCCGCGCCCCCGGCGAAGCCGGCGCTGTAGACGGTGATCCCGAGCTGCTCGTCCGCGCTCGCCGAGACGTCGGGGAGCTCGCGCCTCGCGCCGGGCAGCAGCCCGGCGACCCCGCTCTGCCAGGAGGGGGCGCTCCACACGAGCGAGAGCCCCCCACCGCTCCCCCCGCCGTTCGCCCCGTCGTTCCACGTCGTCTCGGCGTCGGCAGCCGGGCGGGGGAGGTCGGTGCTCGACAGCGAGGTCCCGCCGACGCTCACCACGAAGGGCTGGCTGGCGGGGTCGTCGACCGAGAGCAAGGGGGCGACGGCGGTGGTGGTGGAGAAGGGGGTGCTCGCGCAGTCGTCCGAGCCGGTGTCCCCTGTCGCGGCGAAGACCGTCTGGCCCTCGGTCGCCGCCTCCTCGAAGAGAATGTTCTCGAGCTGCTCCGCGCCCGGCGCGCTCGTCTCGAGCGCCGACTCGCACTCCCCCCAGCTGGTGGTGACGATGTTCGCCCGGTCCTGGCTGATGATCTCGTTGTAGGCGTCGAGCGCGCCGAAGGTCGTGTTCGGGGCGTCGTAGACGATGATCTTCGCCGCCGGGGCGAGGGCGGCGAGGTCCTCGACGTCGAGGATCGCTTCCCCGGTCCCGCTCCCCGACAGCGAGTAGTTGTCGACCGCGTCGATCGTCACCCGGCCGGGGTCGCTCGTGTGCAGGTAGCAGCGCTCGAAGGTGGCGAGATCCGAGGCGAGGAAGGGCTCCAGCTCGAACAGGGCGATCGTCTGGCCCGCCGCGAGGTCGCCCGCCGAATAGAGGCGATCCAGGCCGTAGGCGTGCGCGACCTGGCTGTCGGTCCAGGCCCCCGCCGCCAAGGCGTCACGCCGCGCCGCCGCGCAGGCGGTCGGGCCGCCGGTGACCGGCGCCTCCCGTGGGGCGCTGCCCGCCCGGCCCGTGGCCGCGCCGCGCCTCGCGGCCACGGCGGAGCCGTGCGGCACCACCAGGTCGTCGAGGCCGAGGACCGAGCTCACCGTGCCGGCGAGCGCGCGCGGCAGCTCGGGGGCGCTCGCGGCCGCCCAGCCGGCACGCCCGTCGGCCAATCGGTAGCCCTCGACGCGCGTGCGGAAGGCGGCCTCGACGGCGCGCACGCTGCCGCTCACCGGGATCATGAGGTGGTTCGCGCTCGCCGGCGCGACCCGCAGCCCGGCTCGGCGCAGCGCCGCGCTGACCTTGGCGATCGCCCCCTCGGTGGCGCCGAAGCGACGGGCGAAGGCGGCGGTGCCGAGGAAGCGGCCGTGCTCGGGACTCTGCGGGCTCGCGATCGCGGTGGCGAGCGCCTTCAGCCCGGCGGGATCGCGGCCGGCGAGGACGACGCCGAGATCGAGGCGCCGGTTCGACGCGAGCGCGCCGGTCGCGTGGGCGCCGCCCGGCACCCGTGCCACCTGCCCGACGGCGAAAAAGGCCGGGGCCTCGCTCGCCGCGGCGGCGCCGGCGACCGGCGTCGCGCCGAGCGCCACGGTGCAGCCGACGGCAGCGCTGACGAGGAGCCTTCGCAGCGGCGTGGGGCCCCGCCGACGGGGCTCAGCCACCGCCGCCGGCCGTCCGGGCGGGTCGCCCCACCGACCGGTCACTTCCAGCGATCGAAGAGGTCGTGGGCGATCCCGAACTGGTCGAGCACCTTCCCGCAGAGGTGGTCGAGGAGGTCCTCGATCGTCTCGGGGTGGTGGTAGAAGGCGGGCGCCGGCGGGAGGATCGTCGCCCCCGCAAGCGTGAGCGTCTCCATGTTGCGGAGGTGGATGAGGTTGAGGGGGGTCTCGCGGGGCACGAGGACGAGGCGGCGGCGCTCTTTCAGGCAGACGTCGGCGGCGCGGGTGACGAGGTCGCCGGTGACCCCCGAGGCGAGGGCGCCGAGAGTGCGCATCGAGCAGGGCATCACGACCATGCCCGCGGTGAGGAAGGAGCCCGAGGAGATCGCCGCCGCGAGGTCACCGACCTCGTAGCAGACGTCCGCGAGGCCGCGCACCGCCTCGGGGGCGAGGTTCATCTCGAGCTCCATCGTGCGCGTGCTGCCCGCGGAGAGCACGAGGTGCACCTCGTGGCTGGCGAGGCGCGCGAGGACGCGCAGCAGGTGGACGCCGAGCTGCGGCGCGCTCGAGCCGGAGATCCCGACGATGAGCCGCGGGCGGGTGGCGCTCAGGGTCGGCCCCGCTTCGCATCGTCGGTCGCGCCCACTCGTTCCCTTCCCGCCGGCGCCGCGGACCAGCGCTGACACACCGGAGGCTTCCGGGCCGGTTGGCTATTGTCGCCCCAGCTGGGCGTGGTCACAAGGCGCCGCCCGCGCGCGGGGGGCAGCGGCCCTCGGGAGGTGTGATGTCGAGGTTCGATCTGCGGCAGTGGCTCGTCGAGGCGGAGCAGCTCGGAGAGCTGCGCAGGATCAAGGGGGCGGACCCTCACCTCGAGCTCGGCGCCGCCTGCCACCTCAACTACCGGCGGGCGAACCCCGAGGCCCTGCTCTTCGAGGACCTCGTCGGCTACCCCGAGGGGGGCCGCGTCCTCGCCGGCAGCGTGATCAACCCCCGCCTGTTCGGCCTGACGATCGGCCTCGGCGGCGAGCTCGACGACATCGGCCTTGTCGAGGCGCTGCGCTCCAAGCCCGGCCAGTGGGTGAACGACGCCACGAAGTTCAAGGCCGAGCAGGTCGACAGCGGCCCGCTGCTCGAGAACGTGCTCGAGGGCGACGAGATCGACTTCACGAAGTTCCCCGCCCCCTGGTGGCACGAGGGCGACGGCGGCCAGTACATCGGAACCGGCTGCGGGATCATCACCGTCGACCCCGAGACCGACGTGATCAACATGGGCGCCTACCGCGTCGAGCTGCAGGACGACGGGCGGGCGATCTCGATCAACATCGAGGCCGGCAAGCACGGCATGCAGCACGTCCGCCGCTGGTTCGAGCGCGAGGGACGGGCGCCGATCGCCGGCAGCTTCGGCCAGCACCCGATCTTCCTCGTGGTAGCCGGCACCGAAGTCCCCTTCGGCGTCTCCGAGCTCGACTACGCGGGCGCGATCCTCGGCGAGCCGGTCGAGGTGATCAAAGGCCAGGACACCGGCCTGCCGATCCCCGCCTACAGCGAGCTCGCCTTCGAGGGCTGGATGTACCCCGACCGCCGGCGCCCCGAGGGGCCGTTCGGCGAGTGGACCGGCTACTACTCGGGCGGAGTCACCGAGGTGCTCACCGTCGACGTCACCCGCATCTACCACCGCAACGACCCGATCAACCTCGGTGCCCCCCCCGGCAAGCCTCCGAACGACTACTCCTACATGCGCTGCGTGATGAAGTCCGCGATGGTCACCGACGGCTTGATCGCGACCGGCCTCCCGGGCGTCTCCGGGGTCTGGCTGCACGAGGTCGCCGGCGGCCGCCTGCTCCTCGTCGTCTCGATCGACCAGCGCTACCCCGGTCACAGCCGGCAGGCCGGCTACCTCGCCGCCCAGCACCCGAGCGCGGCCTACATGAACCGCTTCGTCGTGGTCGTCGACGAGGACGTGAACCCCCGCGACCTCGGCGAGGTGATCTGGGCGATGTCGACGCGCTGTGACCCGGCCAAGGACATCGAGGTGATGAAGAACACCTGGGGCAGCCGCGTCGACCCGCTCGCCGTCGGCGGCCCGCCGTACTACAACAGCCGGGCCGTGATCGACGCCTGTCGCCCCTTCGAGCGCCTCGCCGACTTCCCGAAGGTCGTCACCGCGAGCCACGAGCTGCTCACCAAGGTCGGAGACCGCTGGCCCGAGCTGCGTTCGTGAGCCCCGCGCCCGCCGCGCGCTTCGGCGCCCCGGAGCGCTTCGCGGGGCCGGACGGCAGGCTCGCCTACCACCGGACCGGGAGCGGCAGCCCCCTCGTCCTCCTCCACTCGCTCGCGCTCGGCGCCGAGATGTGGGCGGGCCTCGCCCGAGAGCTCGCCTCCGAGCACGAGGTGCTGGCGCTCGACCTGCGCGGCCACGGAGCCTCGGAGTGGTCCGGCGCGCCCTTCGGCGTCGAGGAGCTCACCGACGACGTCCTCGCCCTCCTCGACCACCTCGGCCACGCCCGCGCCCACCTCCTCGGCCTCTCGATGGGCGGGAGCGTCGCCCTCACGCTCGCCGGACTTGCGCCCGAGCGCGTCGAGCGCCTCGTGCTCTGCGACACGACCGCCTGGTACGGGGAGGAGGCCCCCAAGGCCTGGGCGGAGCGCGCTGCGCAGGCGGCGGGCAAGCCCCGCTACCAGCAGATCGCCTTCCAGGTCGACCGCTGGTTCACCGCCGACTTCCGCCGCTTCCACCCCGAGGTGGTGAGCGCGGTGACCGGCCTGTTCCTGCGCACCGCGCCGGCGACGCACGCCGAGGCCTGCCGGGCGCTCGGGGCGCTCGACTCCCGCCACCTGCTCGCCGCGATCACCGCGCCGACGCTCGTGATCACCGGGAGGGAGGACTACGCGACGCCGCCCGCGATGGGCGAGGCGATCGCGGCCGGGGTGCCCGACGGCCGTTTCCTCGTCTCTCCGGCACGGCACTTCGCGATCCTCGAGTCGCCGCGCCTTCGCGAGGTGGTCCGCGAGCACCTCGCCGGACGGTCGCTCACGGTCACCGAGCGCGAGCTCGTCGAGGGCTGCTGCCCCGCGCACTCCGGGAGCGCCGCGGCGTGAAGCCCCGCCAGTTCGAGTACCACCGCCCCCGCCGCCTCGACGAGGCGCTCGGGCTCCTGGCCGAGCAGGGCGAGGAGGCGAAGGTCATCGCCGGCGGGCAGAGCCTGATCCCGATGCTGAACTTCCGCCTCGCCGCACCGGCGCACCTCGTCGACATCAACGCCGTCGAGGAGCTCGGGACGCTCACGTTCACCCCTGACGGCGTGCGCATCGGCGCCACCGTCCGCCAGCACGCCCTCGAGCAGGCACCCGACGCCGCGCTCTCCTACCCGCTGCTCACGAGCGCCCTCGGCCAGGTCGCGCACCTGCAGATCCGCAACCGCGGCACCGTCTGCGGCAGCCTGGCGCACGCCGATTCAGCCGCCGAGCTTCCGGCCACGATGGTCGCCCTCGACGCGACGATGGTCGCCCGCTCGGTGCGCGGCGAGCGGCGGATCCCCGCCCGGGAGTTCTTCGAGTTCCACCTCGGCACCGCCCTTGAGGCCGACGAGCTGCTCACCGCGGTCGAGGTCCCCGCGTCGCCGCCGCGCTCGGCGGGGACCTTCGTCGAGCTCGCCCGGCGCGCCGGGGACTTCGCGCTCGTCGGCGCCGCCGCACAGGCGAGCTTCTCCGAGGGCGGCCGCGTCCTCGCGGCCGCGCTCAGCTGCTCGGGGGTCGCCCCGACGCCGCTCCTCCTCGAGGAGGCGGCGGCGATCGCGACCGGGAGCGCGCTCGAGGACGAGGTGCTGATGGAGGTCGACCAGGCCGTGCGGCGGGCGGTCGACCCGCCCGCCGACGTGCACGCCTCGGCGAGCTACCGCCGCGTCGTCGCCGGCACGCTCGCCCGCCGGGCGCTCGGCGAGCTGCGCGCCACGAGGGAGGCCCACGATGGCTGAGGAGCAGGAGCTGCACGCGCTGAACCTGGTGGTGAACGGCGAGTCGCAGAGCGCGCTCGTCGAGGCGCGCGTCAGCCTCGCCGACTTCCTCCGCCACCGCCTCGGCCTCACCGGGACGCACCTCGGCTGCGAACAGGGGAGCTGCGGCGCCTGCACCGTGATCGTCGACGGCCAGGCCGTGCGCTCGTGCTTGATGCTCGCCGTGCAGGCCGAGGGGACCGACGTCGAGACCGTCGAGTCGCTCGCCGTCGACGGCCAGCTCTCTCCGCTGCAGCAGGCCTTCCACGAGCACCACTGCCTGCAGTGCGGCTTCTGCACCTCGGGCTTCCTGATGTCGCTCACGGCGCGCCTGCGCCACGGGCCGGTCCTCGACGAGCACGAGGCCCGCGAGGCGCTCTCGGGCAACCTCTGCCGCTGCACCGGCTACGCCGGGATGGTGCGCGCCCTGCTCGAGCTCTCCGGCGCCGCCGCGCCGGCCGCGGAGCACCGATGACCCTCCCCGCAACCTCGGTGCGCACCCCCCTCGTCGGCACGGGGGTGAAGCGCCGCGAGGACCGCCGCCTGCTCACCGGCAAGGGCGAGTTCCTCGACGACCTCGCCTTTGCCGACTTCCTCGAGGCGGCGATCGTGCGCAGCTCGGTGGCGCACGCCCGCGTCCGCTCGGTCGACGTGAGCGCCGCCGTCGCGCTCCCGGGGGTCGCGGGGGTCTTCACCGCCGCGGACCTCGAGGAGCTCCTCCAGGACCTGCCGCCGAAGGTCACCCATCCCGACCTCCGCCCGCGCGTCCGCTTCCCGATCGTCCTCGACGAGGCCTGCTACGTGGGCGAGCCGATCGCGGTGGTCGTCGCCGAGAGCCGGCGCGTCGCCGAGGACGCGGCCGACCTCGTGGTCGTCGACTACGAGCCGTTCGGCGCCGTCGCGTCGACCGCCGCGGCGCTCGCAGCGGGCGGGCCGGTCGCCCACCTCGACGCCGAGGACAACGTCTGCGTGCGCATCACCCAGCGCGCCGGCGAGCCGGACGCCGCTCTCGCGAGCGCGCCGCACGTGCTCAGCGAGACCTTCCGGATCTCGCGCGGCGGCGGCCACTCGATGGAGGGGCGCGCCGTCGCCGCCCGCTACGAGGCGGCGACCGGCGAGCTCACGGTGTGGGACGCGACGCAGGCGCCGCACTACGCCCGCCAGCAGCTGGCCGTGCTCTACGGCCTCACCGAGGACCGGATCCGCGTCATCGCCCCGACCGACGTCGGCGGCGGCTTCGGCCCGAAGGCCCAGTTCTACGGCGAGGAGGTGCTCATCCCCTACCTCGCGATGCGCCTCGAGCGGCCGATCAAGTGGATCGAGGACCGCTGGGAGAACTTCGTCTCGGCGGCGATGGAGCGCACCCAGACCCACCGCGTCGAGGTCGGCTTCGACGAGGAGGGGCACCTCCTCGTGCTGAAGGACGTCTTCGAGCACGACCAGGGCGCCTACTGCCTCGGGTTGCAGGTGCCGACGATCACGATGTCGACGCTGCCCGGGCCGTACGTGATCCCGAACATCCACAGCGAGCTCGTCTCCTGCTACACGAACATGGCGCCGACGAGCTCGCTACGGGGCGCGGGACGCCCGCAGGCCGTGACGGTGATGGAGCGGATGGTCGACCGCGTCGCCGAGCACCTCGGCCTCGCCCCCGAGGAGGTGCGGCGCCGCAACCTCATCCCCGCCGACGCCTTCCCCTACCGCGTCGGCCTCCTCTTCCGCGACGGCTCCCCCCTCACCTACGACAGCGGCAACTACCCGGGGCTGCTCGACGGCGCGCTCGCGCGCATCGACCTCGCCGCCTTCCGCGCCGAGCAGACAGAGGCCCGCAAGGCCGGCCGCTTCCTCGGAGTCGGGATCGCGATGTGCGTCGAGGGCACCGGCCTCGGCCCCTACGAGGGGGCGCGCGTCCGCCTCACGAACTTCGGCCGCATCCTCGTCACCCTCGCGGCCGCCCCGCAGGGCCAGGGCTACCAGACCGTCTACGCGCAGCTCGCCGCGGATGCCCTCGGCGTCGACTTCGACCTCGTCGACGTGCGCCACGGCGACACCGCGAACATCCCCTTCGGCCAGGGCACCTTCGGGAGCCGAGTCACCGCGAACGCCGCCCCCGCGGTGCACGACGCCTGCCGCCAGCTCGCCGCCGACCTGCGCAAGGCCGCCGCGATGCTCCTCGGGGTGGACGCCGAGGAGATCGAGATCGCCGGCGACGCGGCGGTGCTGCGGAGCGACCCGGAGCAGCGGGCCACCCTCCTCGAGCTCACCCGCCACTACAACGTCGGTCGCCACGGC contains the following coding sequences:
- a CDS encoding aldo/keto reductase, whose product is MIARAPFGRTGHESSRVLFGAAALSKVDQQRADEVLSLLLPAGVNHIDTAASYGESELRLAPFLKEHRDEFFVASKTGERTGEEARRSLERSLERLGIDQLDLIQLHNLVEEEEWAVAHGPGGAVEALARARDEGLVRFIGVTGHGLRIAGMHLRSLERFAFDSVLLPFNFPLLREPAYREEVEALLDRCAEGGVAVQTIKSIARRRWPEPRPEERRSWYQPLGDAAAIGRAVRFVLGRPQLFLNSSSDFTLLPLVLEAAAAGGGVPADEEMEGDVDAYEMAPLFDGEALERI
- a CDS encoding protease pro-enzyme activation domain-containing protein, whose protein sequence is MAEPRRRGPTPLRRLLVSAAVGCTVALGATPVAGAAAASEAPAFFAVGQVARVPGGAHATGALASNRRLDLGVVLAGRDPAGLKALATAIASPQSPEHGRFLGTAAFARRFGATEGAIAKVSAALRRAGLRVAPASANHLMIPVSGSVRAVEAAFRTRVEGYRLADGRAGWAAASAPELPRALAGTVSSVLGLDDLVVPHGSAVAARRGAATGRAGSAPREAPVTGGPTACAAARRDALAAGAWTDSQVAHAYGLDRLYSAGDLAAGQTIALFELEPFLASDLATFERCYLHTSDPGRVTIDAVDNYSLSGSGTGEAILDVEDLAALAPAAKIIVYDAPNTTFGALDAYNEIISQDRANIVTTSWGECESALETSAPGAEQLENILFEEAATEGQTVFAATGDTGSDDCASTPFSTTTAVAPLLSVDDPASQPFVVSVGGTSLSSTDLPRPAADAETTWNDGANGGGSGGGLSLVWSAPSWQSGVAGLLPGARRELPDVSASADEQLGITVYSAGFAGGAGNVQRRPDAGWSSIGGTSSATPIWAAIAAEVAASAPAGTSCGALPVRAGGADLGFLAPALYAIASTPSGYSGSFIDITSGNNDIFSVSGGSYQAGAGFDRATGLGAPIVTEPAGAGGLAAALCAEESGSPLAGPAAPVVTALSPPSGPTTGGTSLAVTLAAAPPAGATVTASLGGAPAAVTTIAGRGLTVVTPASPLPPGSPATDGSGAVQLVVTVSGPTGSASSLTGPASVFQYVTVGAGGGPPDVSGIGPSAGPIAGGATVTVYGSGFAAAQLRVSFGGLPARSVSVVSNDELVAVTPARDAGVACATGNGFEPTVNCQAEVVVADALGSSATAAILPPVRGRIVFNPEGVVPPTPGREVAPAATEYDFSSKPRILRITPNPGDARGVHPVTIIGRGFSFDTFQWVNFGPPGNPASEVVGISYLSATEIVVVPPTSPAGALVGGVSVQSIVGRSNVKAFSYAKVPAVSGLSTRTGAGGSRITLVGDDLSMATSVLFVSVANVRVFRSVTGAALGHRAPGELVVAVPAGLSGAVHVEPCSPTGCATPRTSVDTFSYAPLPQAGRRGG
- a CDS encoding alpha/beta fold hydrolase, giving the protein MSPAPAARFGAPERFAGPDGRLAYHRTGSGSPLVLLHSLALGAEMWAGLARELASEHEVLALDLRGHGASEWSGAPFGVEELTDDVLALLDHLGHARAHLLGLSMGGSVALTLAGLAPERVERLVLCDTTAWYGEEAPKAWAERAAQAAGKPRYQQIAFQVDRWFTADFRRFHPEVVSAVTGLFLRTAPATHAEACRALGALDSRHLLAAITAPTLVITGREDYATPPAMGEAIAAGVPDGRFLVSPARHFAILESPRLREVVREHLAGRSLTVTERELVEGCCPAHSGSAAA
- a CDS encoding UbiD family decarboxylase — its product is MSRFDLRQWLVEAEQLGELRRIKGADPHLELGAACHLNYRRANPEALLFEDLVGYPEGGRVLAGSVINPRLFGLTIGLGGELDDIGLVEALRSKPGQWVNDATKFKAEQVDSGPLLENVLEGDEIDFTKFPAPWWHEGDGGQYIGTGCGIITVDPETDVINMGAYRVELQDDGRAISINIEAGKHGMQHVRRWFEREGRAPIAGSFGQHPIFLVVAGTEVPFGVSELDYAGAILGEPVEVIKGQDTGLPIPAYSELAFEGWMYPDRRRPEGPFGEWTGYYSGGVTEVLTVDVTRIYHRNDPINLGAPPGKPPNDYSYMRCVMKSAMVTDGLIATGLPGVSGVWLHEVAGGRLLLVVSIDQRYPGHSRQAGYLAAQHPSAAYMNRFVVVVDEDVNPRDLGEVIWAMSTRCDPAKDIEVMKNTWGSRVDPLAVGGPPYYNSRAVIDACRPFERLADFPKVVTASHELLTKVGDRWPELRS
- a CDS encoding (2Fe-2S)-binding protein — encoded protein: MAEEQELHALNLVVNGESQSALVEARVSLADFLRHRLGLTGTHLGCEQGSCGACTVIVDGQAVRSCLMLAVQAEGTDVETVESLAVDGQLSPLQQAFHEHHCLQCGFCTSGFLMSLTARLRHGPVLDEHEAREALSGNLCRCTGYAGMVRALLELSGAAAPAAEHR
- a CDS encoding UbiX family flavin prenyltransferase yields the protein MSALVRGAGGKGTSGRDRRCEAGPTLSATRPRLIVGISGSSAPQLGVHLLRVLARLASHEVHLVLSAGSTRTMELEMNLAPEAVRGLADVCYEVGDLAAAISSGSFLTAGMVVMPCSMRTLGALASGVTGDLVTRAADVCLKERRRLVLVPRETPLNLIHLRNMETLTLAGATILPPAPAFYHHPETIEDLLDHLCGKVLDQFGIAHDLFDRWK
- a CDS encoding xanthine dehydrogenase family protein molybdopterin-binding subunit, which translates into the protein MTLPATSVRTPLVGTGVKRREDRRLLTGKGEFLDDLAFADFLEAAIVRSSVAHARVRSVDVSAAVALPGVAGVFTAADLEELLQDLPPKVTHPDLRPRVRFPIVLDEACYVGEPIAVVVAESRRVAEDAADLVVVDYEPFGAVASTAAALAAGGPVAHLDAEDNVCVRITQRAGEPDAALASAPHVLSETFRISRGGGHSMEGRAVAARYEAATGELTVWDATQAPHYARQQLAVLYGLTEDRIRVIAPTDVGGGFGPKAQFYGEEVLIPYLAMRLERPIKWIEDRWENFVSAAMERTQTHRVEVGFDEEGHLLVLKDVFEHDQGAYCLGLQVPTITMSTLPGPYVIPNIHSELVSCYTNMAPTSSLRGAGRPQAVTVMERMVDRVAEHLGLAPEEVRRRNLIPADAFPYRVGLLFRDGSPLTYDSGNYPGLLDGALARIDLAAFRAEQTEARKAGRFLGVGIAMCVEGTGLGPYEGARVRLTNFGRILVTLAAAPQGQGYQTVYAQLAADALGVDFDLVDVRHGDTANIPFGQGTFGSRVTANAAPAVHDACRQLAADLRKAAAMLLGVDAEEIEIAGDAAVLRSDPEQRATLLELTRHYNVGRHGMAVKPGSPVGLERTAYFTPERAAYSSAINVAVIEVDAETGLVTLLRTILGHDCGTVLNPLLVDGQVYGGFAHGVGNALYEEMHYDEEGTPLTVSYLDYALPGALELVTPELFHQETPSPLNPLGVKGTGESGTIPTPAAIANAVEDALRPFGARITTLPLTPPRVLGALGVTG
- a CDS encoding xanthine dehydrogenase family protein subunit M, yielding MKPRQFEYHRPRRLDEALGLLAEQGEEAKVIAGGQSLIPMLNFRLAAPAHLVDINAVEELGTLTFTPDGVRIGATVRQHALEQAPDAALSYPLLTSALGQVAHLQIRNRGTVCGSLAHADSAAELPATMVALDATMVARSVRGERRIPAREFFEFHLGTALEADELLTAVEVPASPPRSAGTFVELARRAGDFALVGAAAQASFSEGGRVLAAALSCSGVAPTPLLLEEAAAIATGSALEDEVLMEVDQAVRRAVDPPADVHASASYRRVVAGTLARRALGELRATREAHDG